Proteins encoded by one window of Anopheles maculipalpis chromosome 2RL, idAnoMacuDA_375_x, whole genome shotgun sequence:
- the LOC126557595 gene encoding apyrase-like: MWIVGRATLIGLTLLVVCSVVVTSEQGVVISKPGQNGKADDLLYPLTIIHLNDFHARFEETNTVSTRCKPDEGERCIGGYARVVARVKALQQEYAERNPIYLNAGDSFQGTIWYTLLRWNVTAHFLNLLPADAMTLGNHEFDHGVDGLVPFLEAIRSPMLVANIDDRDEPTLQGKYQKSVVLDRGGRKIGVIGVIHHATDTLSMTDGVHFLDEVECINREAESLKQLGVDIIVVLSHCGFAIDQHIAQECPEVDVVVGGHSHTLLHTGNVTDWPDVPAGSYPFVVEQPSGRRVLIVQAGSFTKYIGHLLVYFDEHGEAVRWEGNTEYLNGQFPKDEQIERELVPWRTQVDTLAVRPVGMSKVFLSKPACRTGECNFGSFVADAFVDFYVGRGSTEHEWTYAAIGITNDGGLRTSLNPGTLTYEDLVTAIPYENTVDTFELRGQYLLDALEYSASRYNTADVLQFSGLHVTFNLTRPAFQRVQQVDVRCRVCRVPRYEPLDPEATYRIAIAAWIGSGGNGYEMFGQHRTNVRVGPLDIDVFERYVAKMSPIVQGTDGRMVFVT, translated from the coding sequence ATGTGGATCGTTGGACGAGCTAcgcttattggcttaacgctCTTGGTGGTGTGCAGTGTTGTGGTCACTTCCGAGCAAGGTGTTGTGATAAGCAAACCGGGGCAAAATGGAAAAGCCGACGATTTGCTCTACCCGCTAACGATTATCCATTTGAACGATTTCCACGCTCGGTTCGAAGAGACAAACACGGTTTCAACGCGCTGCAAACCGGACGAGGGTGAACGATGTATTGGAGGGTACGCACGAGTAGTAGCACGCGTGAAAGCTCTGCAGCAGGAGTACGCCGAACGGAACCCAATCTATCTGAATGCAGGGGATAGCTTCCAGGGTACGATCTGGTACACGTTGCTACGGTGGAATGTGACCGCACACTTCCTAAACCTGCTGCCCGCGGACGCAATGACACTCGGGAACCATGAGTTTGACCACGGTGTGGATGGGCTGGTACCATTTCTGGAAGCAATCCGAAGCCCAATGCTGGTAGCCAACATTGACGATCGGGATGAACCGACGCTGCAAGGCAAGTACCAGAAGAGTGTGGTGCTTGATCGAGGTGGACGCAAAATTGGAGTGATTGGCGTTATACACCACGCTACGGATACACTCAGCATGACGGATGGGGTCCACTTCCTGGACGAGGTGGAGTGTATCAATCGTGAAGCGGAATCACTGAAACAGCTCGGGGTAGACATTATCGTGGTCCTATCGCACTGTGGGTTCGCCATTGATCAGCACATTGCGCAAGAGTGTCCCGAGGTGGACGTTGTCGTTGGTGGTCACTCGCACACACTACTACACACAGGGAACGTGACCGATTGGCCGGATGTACCGGCCGGTAGCTATCCGTTCGTTGTGGAGCAGCCCTCCGGACGCCGTGTGCTGATCGTACAGGCAGGATCCTTCACCAAGTACATCGGTCATCTACTGGTGTACTTCGACGAGCACGGTGAAGCAGTACGCTGGGAAGGTAACACCGAGTATCTAAACGGACAGTTCCCGAAGGATGAGCAAATTGAACGAGAACTCGTACCTTGGCGAACGCAGGTCGACACACTTGCCGTTCGCCCGGTCGGTATGTCGAAGGTATTCCTTTCGAAACCTGCCTGCCGGACCGGTGAGTGTAACTTTGGCAGCTTCGTTGCGGATGCTTTCGTCGATTTCTATGTTGGACGGGGTAGCACAGAGCACGAGTGGACTTACGCTGCCATCGGTATCACGAACGATGGTGGGCTGCGGACATCGCTCAATCCCGGCACGCTAACGTACGAAGATCTGGTGACGGCGATCCCGTACGAAAACACGGTAGACACGTTCGAGCTGCGCGGTCAGTATCTGCTCGATGCGCTTGAATACAGCGCGAGTCGGTACAATACGGCGGATGTGCTGCAATTCTCGGGACTGCACGTTACCTTCAACCTTACGCGACCGGCGTTCCAACGAGTGCAGCAGGTGGATGTGAGATGCCGGGTCTGTCGTGTTCCACGCTATGAGCCACTTGATCCTGAGGCGACCTATCGGATCGCAATAGCTGCATGGATCGGTTCGGGTGGAAATGGTTACGAAATGTTCGGTCAGCATCGTACAAACGTGCGTGTTGGACCACTAGATATCGACGTTTTCGAGCGATATGTTGCCAAGATGTCACCGATCGTGCAGGGCACTGATGGGCGTATGGTTTTCGTGACGTGA